One Burkholderiales bacterium genomic window, CGAAGCCATACCACGCCTCGTCGATGATGACTTTTATGCCTTTGGCATGGGCTGCTTCGATGATCGGCGCAAGGTCATAGCGCAAGCCGTCGTACGTGCACGAAGTCAAAATCAGCGCCTGTGCGTCGCCGTGCTGCGCGATCGCATCGAAGATGGTTTTCTTCGGCACCGGGCCGTAAACGCCGTATTTGCGATTGACCGACGAATCGAGATAGACCGGATAGGCGCCCGACAGCACGACGCCGTGGTGCACGGATTTATGGCAGTTGCGATCGAGCAGCAGCTTTTCCCCCGGCGCCAGCAGCGTCTGGAAAATGACTTTGTTGGCGGTCGACGTGCCATTGGTAGCAAAAAACGTTCGGCGCGCGCCGAACGCCTTGGCGGCGACATTTTGCGCTTCGGCGATCACGCCCGTAGGTTCCATCAGCGAATCGAGCGTCGGCACCGAAACCGACAGGTCGGCGTCGAAAATATGTTCACCCATGAATTCGTAAAAATCGTTTATCCATGGGCTGCCGCGCAAGCTTTCGCCGGAGGAATGGCCGGGTGTGTGCCAGGCGTCTTTCGCCATCAGCACGTAGTTTTTCAGTTGATCGTAAAACGGCGTGCGGGCTTTTTCCTGAATCTGCGCGTTGAGGATGCGGTACCAGCCGCGGTAATCGCGCTCTTCGCGATAGAAGTAACCATCGACCGCTTCCGAGAACAGCGAATCGACGACCTCATCTTCTTTTTCCTGCGCGATCAGGATGTAGACATCGATCTCGGGCCGAAACCGCGTAATCTTCTGCACCAGCTTCAAGGCCGACATTTGCAGCGAGCGCGAGCCATTGCCGCCGTTCGATTCGCTTTTCAGCGAATACAGCCGATCGTCGACGACTACCGCCTGGATGTCGCCGTCTTCCTCGATCGCGCGCAAAGCTTCGCGCGCCGTGGCGACGCCGATAAAAACGATGCCGAGCGGGTTGTCGAGGCTTTTGGCGGCCGCGTTCAAACCCTTGATCAATTCTTTCAGGACCAGCTTCTCGTCGTTGATGACGAGGATGCGGCTTACGGGCTTACGCATTAAGAAACCTCTGACTAAGTCCTTCGCGGATCGCGCTTCGACACGCAAAGACAGCTCAGCGGGGCTTTGCCTGTCGAAACCCTTCGGGAGGGCGCTTTGCGGGCGGTCTGCTTTGTCGCGCCGCTCGTGAATGGGATGACCATTCGCTTCGCACGCGAAGACAGGCGCAGCCTGGGCTCCGCCCATCTGCCCGTGCATCCCGCAAAGTCCCGTCGCGACCGCGCGGGACTTAATCAGAGGTTCCCTAACTTCCGCGGGGGGCGTGACTAATTGCTGCGAGGGCCGCGAGCGGCAGAGACGGAAAGAAGATACGGAAGGTTTACAAAGAAGCCGGCTGGGGAAATCCTAGGCCAGCGCCTTGATCGAAGCCGACAGCCGGCTTTTGTGCCGTGCCGCCTTGTTCTTGTGAATGATGCGCTTATCCGCAATCGAATCCAGGGTCGAAATCGAGGTGCGGAATACCGCTTCGGCGGCCGTTTTGTCGCCGGCATCGATTGCTTTTTTGACGCGCTTGATCGCGGTGCGCAACTTGGAGCGCAGGCTCGTGTTGTGGCGGCGCCTTTTTTCGGACTGGATTGCGCGTTTTTTCGCTTGTGCGCTATTGGCCATAGGAACTCCTGCGTGCTTGCGGAAGGTGTTACGGAAAAGGCGGCAATGGTACGTTTATTAGCCCCGCCTTGCAAGTTGTCCGCGGACGAAGACGCATAGCACATGACACCCGCCTTGACACCTTATGTCGGCATTCCGCCCCATTTTTTCACGCTGCTCACGAACGTGTCGTCATGCTGAACGGCGCAGCATACG contains:
- the rpsT gene encoding 30S ribosomal protein S20: MANSAQAKKRAIQSEKRRRHNTSLRSKLRTAIKRVKKAIDAGDKTAAEAVFRTSISTLDSIADKRIIHKNKAARHKSRLSASIKALA
- a CDS encoding ornithine decarboxylase, whose product is MRKPVSRILVINDEKLVLKELIKGLNAAAKSLDNPLGIVFIGVATAREALRAIEEDGDIQAVVVDDRLYSLKSESNGGNGSRSLQMSALKLVQKITRFRPEIDVYILIAQEKEDEVVDSLFSEAVDGYFYREERDYRGWYRILNAQIQEKARTPFYDQLKNYVLMAKDAWHTPGHSSGESLRGSPWINDFYEFMGEHIFDADLSVSVPTLDSLMEPTGVIAEAQNVAAKAFGARRTFFATNGTSTANKVIFQTLLAPGEKLLLDRNCHKSVHHGVVLSGAYPVYLDSSVNRKYGVYGPVPKKTIFDAIAQHGDAQALILTSCTYDGLRYDLAPIIEAAHAKGIKVIIDEAWYGFARFHPAFRPTALEAGADYATQSTHKVMSAFSQASMIHVNDPDFNEHIFRENFNMHTSTSPQYSMIASLDVARKQVMMEGYKLLNRTLELAKELRTQINSSNVFRVLELPDLLPEEVANDKVLLDPTKVTVDISRCGYTVEELQHELFERYNIQVEKSTFNTLTLLLTIGTTRSKVSRLYDAIMRIAREGRATRRLYQTPDVPHFTDLICLPRDAFYCGGALVPLLDERDAVNHALATRVCADQIVPYPPGIPVLVPGQMITADVIEYLVALLRSQKRVELHGIAYDGYMPCLRVLTEAEESSVTKLISQ